The genomic interval GTATGATTTCAATCTTCTGAAACGTGctgacttgttttgtggcctaacgtATAATCTATCCCGGAGCATGTTCagtgtgcacttgagaagaatgcgTCTTCTGCTGCTGTTCGGTGGAACATTCTGGACATGTCTGTTAGGTCCGTTTGCTTTATACCGTTCAAACCCACACTGTCCTCATCGATTATCCCTCTGAATTTCCATTGCTGACAACGGAGTAGTGAAGGCTCCTACTACTGTTGTATTGcagtctatttctcccttcagatcTACGATGATTTGCTTTACATATTCAGGTGCTCTAACGTTGGGTGGATATGTGTTTATAATTATTACAGCATCTGGATGCATTGACCCCTTTGGCAtcatgtaatggccttctttgtctcattttgtagtttttgacttaaagtctactTTGTCTTGTACCAATATGGCCACCCCTGCTctcctttgctttccatttgcatgaaatgtgtTTCTCCATCCCTTCGCTTTTAGTCTATGTGTGTTCTAAAGGTGCAGTGGGTCTCTCACAGGCATCGTAGAGTCAGCTCttggtttttcagtttttttaatttttattttattatccattCAGCTTTGCTATGTCTTTGACTAGAGAATGTAATTAatttacattcaaggtaattATTGATACACAAGGACTTACCGGTGCCGCGTTGCTcattgtttttggttgttttgtgtattccttcttcctgtcttcttttgctgTCTGCCTTCGTGATCAAGTGGTTTTCCATAGCGATCTGCCTGGATTCTTCACTTTACATCTGTTATGTATCTGCTACAGATTTCTGTTTCATGATTATCATGAGGCTTACATGAAATGTCTTATGGTTATAACAGGCTATTCTGAGCTGATGATAAGTTAACTATGACTACACACAAAAACTACAATTAcgctcctgcctccccttctattttatgtttttgatgtcacTACTTACATCTTTTTTATATTCCATATCCCTTAACACATTTTGTAGCTATACTTTTACAAATAGTTTTGTCTTTCAACCTTCATACTAAAGATAAAAGTGATTTACACACCACCATTACAATAGGAGTATTTTGGTTTTGAACGTGTTCTTATTTTACCCACGAgtgttctactttctttttttcttattgctgatTAACATCCTTCTTCTTGGCCAagtgcgatggctcaagcctgtagtcccagcacttgggaggctgaggcaggctgatcacttgagctcaggaattccaaaccagcctgggcaacatggtgaaactctgtctcgacgcaaaattcaaacaaacaacaacaacaacaaaattagctgggcatggcggtgcgtgcctgcagtcccagcttcttgggaggctgatgtaggaggtttcctccagcctgggaagttgaggttgcagtgagccacgatcacaccactgcactccagcccaggtgacagagcgtgaccctgcctcaaaacaaagaaacaaacaaaaaacaaaacccaaaaaaacacACGAACTCAAAAACCAGATCCTTTTCTCTCGGCTTGAAGAATTCCCTCTGGCATTTCTGGTAATGCAGTGAGCTACTTCaggaagattatttttaattccttcttACAAAGTTTCTAAATCTCTGCTTCTTTAGGGTCGATCAGTGGAACTTTACTTTGTTCTATGGTAGTGCCATGATTCCCTGATTGAGTGTGAGCTTTGTGGGTGTGCACTGGTGTCTGTGCATTTACAGAAGTAGGGACCTATTCCAGTGTTTGATGAGTGGCTGTGGCTGGGAAAACCCTTCACCGGTCAGTCCATCCAGAGATTCTGGGAAGACCATCTGGCATGGTCCATGGATGGGTTGCTGCTGGATTTCTCAGGAGAGCCGGCTTGGTGAGCAGGCAGGGTGAACCTGGCACCTGGGTTCATGGATTTGGGCCTGAGTCCTGGGGCCAGGCAGACCAACCTGAAACCTGGGTGCACAGACCAGAAACCGAGGTCTCTAGGCCAGGCCAGAGCTGAGGTCTGCCGGGAAAGGCCTAGACCCTGGGTCTATTGTGGTAGGCTTGGACCCTGGGTCTGCAGTGCATGCGGACACAGGGGTCAGCCGGGAGTCTGGGGCCACAAGGGCTGGTGTGCCCTTGTGGATGCAGTGCATGCATCTGTGGGGCCAGCCTGGAGGCTGGGCCTGCCGGTGCCAGCTAGGAGCCTGAGGCCATGTGTACCAACCTCGTACTGAGGTAGACATGGAGGTCGGGTCCATGGGTGCTGGCCTGCAGCCTGGGGCTATATGGGGCCAGTTTTGCACTGGGGAGGACTTGAAGCCTGAGGCCTCAGATGTGTGGCTCAGATGTGCCCTTTGCCTgtttggaggctggggtgggcctGGGAGCCTGAGTCTGAGAGAGCCAGCCAGGAGACTCAGGCCAAGAGCACTAGACTGGCACTGGGCAAACCTGGGGCCTTTAATCCTTGGGGGCTGGCCCGGAAGCTGGCTTTGCAGGTGCTGGCCTGGTGCTTGAGGTCACAGGGGTCAGCCTGGAGCTGGAGTAGGTACAGAGGCTAGGTCTATGGGTGCCAGCCTGAAGTCTGAAACTACAGAAGCCAGCCTACCACCGAAGCAGACGAGGTCCAGGGTCAGTAGGGGTTGTCCTGACACTGAGGAGGATCTGGAAGCCGGGTCCACGAGTCCAAGCCTGAAGTCTGGGACTGTGGAGACTGGTCTGCAGGTGATGTCTGCATGTGCCAGCCTGGGGTCTGGAGCTCTGGAGGCTGGCCTGGAGTCTGAGGCCGCAGGGCCACCCTGGGTCCATGCACAGGCCTGGCGGCTCAGTCCATGGGCgccagcccagagcctggggcTGTGAAGCTAGCCTTGCCCCCACACAGGCCTGGAGGCTTGGTTCATGGGTGCGCCCAGAGTCTAGGGCTGAGGGAGCGGCGTGGCCACGGGGCCTCTCTGGAGCCTGAGACAACCAGGGCCTGCCTGGTGATGAGGTGGGCCTGGAGCCTGAGTCTCTGCGGGTTGGACCGGCACTGGGGTGGAGCCGGAGACAATGTATAGGGGTGACCTGGAGGCTGGGACTGCAAGGGCCAGCCTGGTGCCTGAATCTGTGGGAGTCAGCCTATGCTAAATTGATTTTCCAGAGCATGCCAAGGCCGTTCACGggggaaataattttttcttgaagaaattgTGCTAAGCTAAGTGGTTATCCACATGCCAAAGAATGAAGTTGAATCCACacctcataccatatacaaaaattaactcaaagtgaatTCAAAACATAAATTTAAGAGTTAAAATTGTAAAACTTGCAGAACGAAACATAGGAGTAAATCATGACTTTGTATTTGGTATTGGATTCTTGGAAGATGACAGCAAATGGAACTTCATTGCTCAGAGATACGGCTCTCATTGGAAAGTAGGTGCCTGGCCAGAGGCGGCAGGACAGGAAGAAAGAGGTGGGTGGAGAGCCCCAAGACAGGAACCAAGAACAACCACCCAGTCGAACCACCGGCGTCAGGGCAATCCAAGAGTCTGCCTCCCGATTGGGTAAAGCCCAGAGGCCTCGCCCAACAAGGGGCGCGCTGGTTGGCGGTGGACGGACCAATGAGAAGGCGAGGAACAATGACGGGGCCCGGGAATGGAGGGGGCCTGGAAGCCACGCGATGTCAGGAACATCTCGTGAGCAGCCTGTGGTGAGGGCGGCGCTGTAGGGAAGGCCTCGCCGTTCCCGTGGCCTGGCCCGCTCAGCTGGGCTTGGCTGGGGTCAGCTCTCCCCTCCCACCGTTACCAGGACGATCATCTCCCCACAGCCCAGGCTGACAGGACTGGCGCCATGAGCTCCCCCGATGAGGCGTCCGTTTTGGGGGCCGATTTGGGCCCAGAGGGTGGCGAGCAGGCCGGCGCCCACACCGAAAGCTCCAGAGCCCCatggggccggggccggggccatGGCCACGGCCGTGGCCTTGATTTGGGGGCACAGTGCAGTGGTGAGGGGCAGGGCGAGAGCCGGTTCGCAGATCCCGAGGGCTTCAGCTTCGAGTCTGAGAGTGAAATGATAAAGCAGCGAAGGGTGGTGCTCTGGGGACAGGAAGGCCGGCCTGGCACCCCGGTTGACGACTGGGGGGTCGGTCCCAGTGGGAGAGGCGCTCCGGGCCCCAGCCCGGGAGAATGCCAGCAGGCCTCCGCCGGCCCTCTCCGCCTCAGTGGTCCTGGGCCAGGCCCGGCCTGGGAGAACCCGGAAAGGGGCTCGAAGAGCAGCAGTGTGAGCGTCCCAGTGGATCCCCAGCAGCCCTCTGCGGAAGGCCCCGCCGCGCTGTCTGAGGACGAGGACGCTGATTCCACAGATGAGAGCAGCCACTTACCGGTGATTAGGGTAATCGTTCGCACCAAAGAAGGAAGCCAGGTCAAGCCCGGAAGCCCCAAGAAGCCAGCAGACACTTGCAGACGCCTGAGTTTCCACCGCAAGGAGAGTAACCTTCACGATCAGGGCCCTCTCCTGACCTCTGCTCCCCACAGACTCACTCCAGCCGTGGGGAGGCGCGCCGTGGGAGAGCTGGAAGCGTCTTCCTCGAAGAAAATGCGGAGCATGGTCTGGGGAAAGGTGGGGGTCgggcccagctgctcaggagctgCCTTTACAGGGCCGGTACCCCGGGGCTCTCCAGGAAGGAAGGTGGCCCAGGAGAAGAAATCCCTAGGGGGTGAGCCAAAACTGGCCCCGGAGGGACGCTTTCCTGCTTGGAGGCAGCGACTCTCAACAATTCCGCAGGATCCGGCCAGCTTCCCGCTGGTCTCTGGTGTGGGTCTCCTGGGGCAGTCTGGGAGACCCAAGGAGCTCAAGCACTGCAGCCCTGGGAAGAAATCTGAGGGAAGAAAGACCAGGGAGTCCCAGGCAGCAGCCAGAGAAGATAATGACCcaaatagagatgaggtcccaAGGGCCCAAGTGAGTAGGTTCTCTTTGCTgcactcctccttctcctccttgttCTCCTCCTCCGTCTCCCCGTGGCCCAGCTCTCTTCCAGCACACACCTCTTTACCCATGCCCCCCCTCTATCCCTTGCTCGAAGGTTGTCATCGGGAGCCCAGGGACACTAGGAGGCCCGATCGGGGTCCTCCTCGTAGGGGCACACATTAAAGGGAGCACTCGGTGTGTGCCAGGCCCGGCTCTGGACACTGCAGTTGTCCTGCCTCCTCCCCCAGGAGGAGCTGGGATGGAAGGCTCCTACCCCAGAGAGAAGCTGGTTTGGATTGGGGGACCCCTGAAAGTGTGGGCCGCAAAGCTTGGGTGTCTAGACTCATCCTCTTCCCAATTCCTCCTTCCCTAGCTGTTACGCAAGCCCTCCTGTCTTGGGGCTGACTGAGGGAGAAAGTGCTAATGAGATTAGTCTGGAGTCCCCACCTTAACACAACCCCTCCTCACGTGTACTTACCGCCAGCCCCACTCAGAAATTGCTGTTTCAGCTTCCCACACACAAGCCAGAGGTGATTTCCCCGTCTGTGCGTCGTGGGGAATGCAGCAGTGGGGACCTCGCCATCAGAGCTCCCCAAGTTCCAGGAACCTCACAGCCCTCGGCCTTGAGCGTGAGACGTGTCGTGCTCAGACCCCGTGAGTCTTGTGGGTTTGACAGGGGTGCAGGGGAGAGGGCTTAGGGAGGGAAGCCTCTAGCTCTGTCTCTTCTGGAAGCTCGGCCTTGCTCCCAGGCTTCCCTGCCCAGCCAGGCAGCTGTCCCAAGGGAAATGGGGTGTCTACTGGGCTGGCCTGAAGCCACATGGTCCTCTCTGAGTGGGATTTGTGCGGTGGGGGGCGATTTGGAGCAGCACCCCAGACTCCAACTCTGGAAGGAGACTTTCAGCGGCACTGAGCCCTTTTCTGTTAAGTCCTGCTCAGCCACACTGCCCCTCCCAGGGCCTGGCTGTGGCGGCCCCGCTGCTGGCATCCTACCAGGAGCCACAATGCTAGGGGGCCACAGGTGCGCACGGGTTCACTGGGGAACAGGGAAGACAGTCCCACAGGGAGGGTGACGGTTGGAGCTGCTGGGCAACGTGTTGCCAGCACAAGGTGATGCTGCCTCACCTTAGACCCTTCTAGGCCCTTTCCACCTCACTGGGAGGCTTGGAAGCTGGATTTTGTGTTCTCCTTCAGGTGACCATCGGCAGCCTGTCCATCCCCCAAGACCGGAAAGGCAGCAGCCGCCCCCGGGAGCCCAGGGCTGTCTTCGGGTAATGCTTTGTGTGGCTCCCAGAAATCCAGGTCCACACTAGATGGTGGCATCCGTGTCCAGGTTAAATTGGTTTCGGTGTCTTCCCCCACACCCTTCTCCTTCCATACCCCACGGAGAGTAGGTGCCTCCTTTCCATCGAGGGTTCTGTGCCAATCCACCTCACCACCGGGCTGCAGGCCATGGGTGCTATAAGGgctgggggagagagggaggacagGGAGAGAGGGGGCCAGAATTGACTAACCATTTTGCTTCCTCCCGTGTCTGGCGGCCTAGTGTGTCTGGCTGCAGAGGGAAGTCGAGGACCTTAGAAACCAACTAGGTATGTCGGAGCCCTGGCTGGGACAGGGGTGGGCAGCGCTGTCTTTCTGCAGGTGccgagggtgggggtggggtgcaggTGCAGGCGGCATCACCGGGACTGACTTTCCTCTGGGGAAGAGAACCAAGCAGGCCTGGCCCTGGAGCCTTCTGTGCCTTTCCAGCTGGGGGTGTGCACAGACAGCAATGTGTCGTCTGAACTCCGTGTACACTTTGTCCACCAGTCCCAGAGATCTCCTTCTCTTGGGGCCATTAGAGATACCGCATGTGTTTTCCCTTTAACCGCTGCCTCCCTTTAACGGCGCGTGCGGTTTTTGCTTGGTGGCTGGCGTATCTGTCTCGGAAACACATTCTGAACGGTTCTGGGATGCCCCAACACCTGAGAACCACCTTCCCGCTTAGAAGGTCATTTCCACCCTTACTTGAGGTTGACCGGTGGGTGAGTCAGTCCCAGGGCCACTGGGGTTTCAGGTCGCAGGGCTAGGCGGTTCCCCAAGTGGGCAGGGGGTGGGTTTCTCTTTCCCTGGGCCTGGAGAACCCAGTTCTGCCTCTCTGTTTCAGTGGCCATGCAGTACCTCCTTGAcaagtcccagcacttttgaagtgAGTGTTGGACACGCCATTCCCCTTCCCACAATTCCGGTAGCTTAAGAGGGCTGTGGGCTGGCCCTGGCTGGGGGCCTGTCCCTGAACCTGCTCTGTTTCACAGGATGGAGCCAGCGTCTTCCTGCAAGATGTGCAGTTGGTACCTCTGGAGCCCCTGAGCTGCAGCCGAGCTGGTTCCCTCCGAATCCTCTTCAGCCAaggcttcctctcttcctctgcgTTTGCCCTCTTCCCGCCGCAGTTCAAAGCAGTTTCAAATAAAGTCATTCTCATATTCTGTGGTCTGTGGTCTACCCTCTCTGCGATTGTTGGGAGGGCTGGCGGGTGGCGGGGGGGGGAGTGTTGCTCCATTCCCTGGCGCTGGAAAAACAGTTTCCCTGGAGCTCTGCGGTGGGCCCTCTCCCTGCGGCGTGCCTGGGCCGGCCTCTGAGCAGCAGCCCTCCAGTCACCATAGTGCTCTGGGTCCAGGTGCTGCGGGAGCCCTGCCCGGCCACAGCAGCATTTCCTGCCTTTCCCCTACACGCCTTGCTTGTGgtccctcctcttctcctcctgctTTGGGGTCTCACGGGTCCCCTTCTTCAGCACTCTTCTCCCTCGCCTTCACAGGCACTGAAGCCCTCCTTCCAGAACCCCGGTGTCTCCTGCCTTTCCTCCTGCGGTTCACTCTGTCCTGGTTCTGCCCTGTCACTGTCCTTTCCGTCATGAGCATCCTTGCTCTCCCCAGTGGGTTGACGCCGGTGGCCTTCCCTGCAGGGTTATTTCCGTGCTGTCGAGGAACACGACAGAGCCCATCCTCCCCTTCAGGGGCCCAGTCCTCTTCCTGGAGCCATTATGTCCCTCCGGTGCCACCGCGCACACAGGTCATCTGGGCCAGAAACCCGCGTGGCATCCTCAGTTCCTCTCTCGACCGTCACCTTTGAACCTCAGTTACCAAATCCCGTCAGGTCTCCTCCTCAGTTTCAGTAGCCAGGTGGAGGCAGAAGCCACATCCCGGTGGGTGACCAAGCAAAAGGGAAGGCACGGGGAGCGCGGAAGAAAAGGGAGGGGTAGTCTCTTGGTTGGAGGTGGGGGCAATGGTCTATTCTGGAGCCTGCGGGCCAACCTGGTGGAAACTGCCTGCCAGCAGCTACACGAGAGGTGGCTTCCACATCCTTGGTGTCCTATAGGCGGCCAACAGCCCCTTCTGCAGCCGGCCGACTCCATACCCTTGATTTGAAAATGGCCACCTGCTTTCCAGGGCAGGTGCGTATACCAGGCATGACTGTTCTTCCATAGCCACCATCAAATACCGTTCCACCACCCCCAAGGCCCCAGGTTTTTGTGGACATGATATTTCCGTGTCTCTGCTCAGTCTTCCAGGCTGCCTCTAGAGGTCACACGAGATTCCCTTGAGCTCCCTATTCTGCCTTCAGCCTCCCTGACAGTTGGGATGGATGGCCTCCTTCCTTCAGCCGGAATTCCGGGCTGGGTGGGCGTGAGGCATGGACACAGATTCCGCTTCCAGTGAGGAGGTGTGTGTAGATTCTGCCAGCTCCCCAAACCAAGAGATTGGGTATTGGACAGACAAAGACAGGAGAAATGCAGACACCATTCAAGGTTATTGTGTGTGGGGAGAGAGGTCTGTGGTGTTttatttcgttttgttttgttttgttttgttttgctttgtgagacagagtctcactctgttgccgaggctggagcgcaatgccatgatttcagctcacttgcaacctctgcctcccgcgttcaagcggttctcctgtctcagcctcccgagtgcaccaccactcccggctaatttttgtgtttttagtaaagatggtgtttcaccatgttgaccgggtcTCAAACCCTGACCTCAGGACGTCCCctggccttgacctccctaagtgctaggatgacaggcctgagctactgcacccagccaagtcaTGGTTTCTACATGGAAGGAGTGATACTGAGGTGAAAGGTCAGCTTCCCCACCATCTCGGGGTCCCTGGCAGGACACCTGTTCCTGACTCAACCCACAGGAAGCATCGTGAGTGCCTGAGGGGAGAAACGTccctgagggcagccagagacaaaaccgggaggcagaagtaTCGTCCTCAGCCCTGGAACCTCTGCTCTGTAACTCAGCCAAAGGAGATGCCAAATGAGAGCTGCTGTTCAGCAGCACCACACTGTAGGTGGTATGTTCCACGGGGCCCCCTGGGCACGGACCCTCAGCCAGCTAGCTCTTCCACACTGCCGAGATAACACCTCCCACATTCTGGATGGCCAGCACTCTGATCATTCGCTTAGACGACACAAACTTGGGCTTAAGGCGCCATCTAATGCTGTAAAGGAGGCAATCGTctagcagaaaataaataagacattcaACAGGTAAATTACGCAGAATCTCTAAGCAAATATAAAATTCCAAACAAGCCAGAGTAGACTGGAATAAATAACAAATCCTTtaggtactttattttatttgtagctgttGTGAATGAGAttactttttgatttctttttcagagtgtTCACTGtcagcatatagaaatgctactgatttttgtgtgtttattttgtatcctgcaacttacCTGAATTTGTTCATCAGTTCAAATAGTTTACTGTCGGAATCCTTAGGTTTTTGCAaatacaagatcatgtcatctgcaaacaagtcGAAGGataattaccagaggctggaaaggataGTGAGGGGTGAAGGAGAGCTGTGGGTctgtatgttccttctatacccagttttgtGAGGGCTTTCACCATGaaggaattttgaattttatcaaatgcttttttcaacATCAATGGAAACGATCATATGGTTGTTATCGTTCATTCTGTTGATACGGTGTaacacattgattgatttgcatatgtcaaaCCGTCCTTGGATCCCTggtataaatcccacttggtcttGATGATGACTGAAcgcctttcctctaagatttgGAACACAACGAGACGCCCACGTTCACCACTTTTTTTCAACCTGGTGcaggaagtcctagctagagcaatcagacaagagaaagaaataaaaggcacccaaattagaaagaaagaagtcaaattgtgaATGTATTGCTGAATtcgatttgctagtattttgctaaagatttttgcatcaatattcattagAGAAACCGgcctgtagctttcttttttcttctttttcttttcttctattttttttttttttttttttttatgtgtctttgtctggtttttggCATCAGGGCAATAGTGTCCTTGTAgagtgagtttggaagtattccctcctccaaATTCTGTTTCTCAGAATTGTTTGAGTAGGATTAGTATTAGTTCTTCTTGaaatttctgttcctttctgATGTAGATGCTTTTAGATATACTCTtctctcttagcactgcttttgatGTATCCCATAGTATAGGTATGTTATATTTCCATCATCATTCATTTCAAGAAACtattaaatttccttcttaatttcttcactgaCCCACCGGCCATTCGAGAGcatactgtttaatttccatgcatttgtGTAGTTTCTAAAATGTCTGCAGTTATTCatctctagttttattccactgtggtcagagaagatgtctgatattatttcaattttttgaatattttaagacttgTAGCCTCGCATGGTCTGTCCTTAAGAGTGATCCATGTGccgaggaaaagaatgtgtattctgcagctgttggatgaaatgttctctaAATACGTGTTAGATCCTTTTGCTCaacagtgcagattaagtctgatgtttctttgttgatgttCTGTGTGGACGATCTCTCTAATGCTGAAAGTGGGATGTGGAAGTGTCCAGCTATTATCGTGTTGGGGTCTATCCCTCTCTTTAGCtctagtaatatttgctttttatatctgggtgctccagtgttgagtgcatgtatatttacaattgttgtATCTTCTTGCTCAGTTGACCTCCTTATCATGAGGCTTCCAGATACTattttataacccattattttaaactgatgacaattAGCACTGATTGTATACACAAACAAATAAGccaaaaaataactaataaaaaaatCTACCCTTTAACTtcattcacccactttttaactttttatcataatgaccttctttatctCTACTTATAgtctttgtcttgaaatctattttgtctgacagaagTATAGCTACTGGTTCTCTTTTCCGGTTTCCAtcagcatggaatatttctttccttccccttatTTTCAGTCCATGTTTGTCTTTATAGGCGATGTGTGTTTCTTACAGGAAACGGATCATTggggtttaaaaaaatatttattcagctaCTCTATGTtatttgattggagagtttaattCGTTTACATTCAGTGTTACTATTGATGAATAAGGACTTGCTTCTGCCAGTTTATTTCCTTTCTAGTTGTTTTgcagtctttgtttccttttcctttttgtcttcctttgagaGGAGATGACTTTTTCTGGTGGTgcaatttaatttcttgctttttattgtttacatatccattttctgttttt from Callithrix jacchus isolate 240 chromosome X, calJac240_pri, whole genome shotgun sequence carries:
- the LOC118142802 gene encoding uncharacterized protein CXorf49-like, which codes for MSSPDEASVLGADLGPEGGEQAGAHTESSRAPWGRGRGHGHGRGLDLGAQCSGEGQGESRFADPEGFSFESESEMIKQRRVVLWGQEGRPGTPVDDWGVGPSGRGAPGPSPGECQQASAGPLRLSGPGPGPAWENPERGSKSSSVSVPVDPQQPSAEGPAALSEDEDADSTDESSHLPVIRVIVRTKEGSQVKPGSPKKPADTCRRLSFHRKESNLHDQGPLLTSAPHRLTPAVGRRAVGELEASSSKKMRSMVWGKVGVGPSCSGAAFTGPVPRGSPGRKVAQEKKSLGGEPKLAPEGRFPAWRQRLSTIPQDPASFPLVSGVGLLGQSGRPKELKHCSPGKKSEGRKTRESQAAAREDNDPNRDEVPRAQLPTHKPEVISPSVRRGECSSGDLAIRAPQVPGTSQPSALSVRRVVLRPRDHRQPVHPPRPERQQPPPGAQGCLRCVWLQREVEDLRNQLVAMQYLLDKSQHF